From the genome of Vicia villosa cultivar HV-30 ecotype Madison, WI linkage group LG2, Vvil1.0, whole genome shotgun sequence, one region includes:
- the LOC131649645 gene encoding secreted RxLR effector protein 161-like → MYFWAEAMNTACYVHNRVTLRKGTSSTLYELWRGKKPSVKYFHVFGSKYYILTDRDQRTKREDSTFMSQRKYAKNIVKKFGMDSASHKRTPAQTHQKLHKDEWGISVDQSLYRSMIGSLLYLTTSTPDIAFAVGVCARYQAEPKASHLNQVKRILKYVNGTSNYGLLYTNGSDPVLTGYCDVDWVGSADDRKSTSGGCFFLGNNLISWFSKKQNCVSLSTAEVE, encoded by the coding sequence ATGTATTTTTGGGCAGAGGCTATGAACACAGCCTGCTATGTCCATAACAGAGTAACATTGAGAAAAGGAACCTCCTCCACTCTCTATGAACTCTGGAGAGGAAAGAAACCAAGTGTCAAGTATTTTCATGTATTTGGTAGCAAGTATTATATCTTGACAGATCGAGACCAAAGAACAAAAAGGGAAGACTCCACCTTCATGTCTCAAAGAAAATATGCCAAGAACATAgtgaaaaagtttggaatggatagtgcaagtcacaaaagaactcctgcaCAAACACATCAAAAGCTACACAAAGATGAATGGGGCATAAGTGTTGACCAGAGTTTGTATAGGAGCATGATTGGAAGCTTGCTATATCTAACAACCAGCACACCAGATATTGCTTTTGCAGTTGGAGTGTGTGCCAGATACCAAGCAGAGCCAAAGGCAAGTCACTTAAATCAAGTCAAGAGAATCCTTAAATATGTAAATGGAACTTCTAACTATGGCTTATTGTACACCAACGGAAGTGACCCTGTTTTGactggatattgtgatgttgACTGGGTTGGAAGTGCTGATGATAGAAAAAGCACATCTGGAGGATGTTTCTTCCtaggtaacaatcttatatcatggttcagcaagaaacaaaattgcgTCTCCTTATCTACAGCTGAAGTAGAGTAA